The Macaca fascicularis isolate 582-1 chromosome 5, T2T-MFA8v1.1 genome segment ACCAACATAGAAAAACTGCATTCAAAGAAGGAAACTGGGGTCTGGACCTTTCAAGGCATAGGAGTCTACTTAAGTACCAAATAGGTAGACAGGGACCAACATCATATAACACACTTTGCAGTAAGTCTACAAGGAATGCATTGGCTGTGGCCAACATTAATGTCAGCCTTCAATTGATTCAGAAATTAGAATTCTTCCGGTAGTGGCTGCACCCTTCTTTCACCAGAGCTCTGCCACTCTATCAGGACATTCTGGTTACTCAAGGTGCAACCATAAAGCCCATCTAGGGTCTTTTTTGATGGAAGATGGCCATACCCTTGGGCTGTTCCACTTGTTTGGGTACCTCTCAAAGGAAGTTGCACCTACTGGTCCATTGCTTAATTTATTGTAAACCAAAACCATCAGCTGTTACACTGGAGTGTCAGGTCCCACAGCTGATACCACAGATGGGAGGGTGAATTAGGCATAGGCGAGCAGTTAACCCAAACTTAACAATTTCCCCCCAAATAAAACTATAGTACCAGCTCCTTGTTAACTGCAACACTCATTTTAGGAGTTTCATCTGGTTTGTTGCTAATTTGATAAACTAGCTTGGTTGCTGTGTATACTAGGAGGTTAGTTTTAATTTTGTTAGGCTAACCAGTATCCTGAGTCCCTTCTGAATGATTATTGTTGTATACAGCCTAACTCCCCTAATGATCCCAGGAATTTTCATATCACGTGTCATGTCAGAATCATGTTTTCCCAAATAAACTGCCCAAATTCCAGTCAAATTCCTGTTTTATGATTCAACTTGAAActgctgttaacatttttaactGCCTCCATAGTTTAGAGGCAATAACCCTATAGCTGTCTTCCTGTTACACTGTtatactccattttttttttttttaaaccaggtaCCAGTGTAAcaccaacactctgggaggctgaggtgggaggatcgcttgagctcaggagttcccgACCAGCCTGAGTGAAACTGCgtctacaaagaaatacaaaaattggcctgtgtggtggtgtgcacctgtagtccacaGCTACCAATGAAGTtaaggtggatcgcttgagcctgggaggtcgaggctgcggtgagccaagatcacgcccctgcactccagcttaggcaagagtgaaaccctgtgtcaacaaaataaataaaaaatgaaaaccaggCATTCATTTTCCACATCTCATTGAGAAGAGCTGGTCATAGCTCTCACAGAAGATGGGAAGCCAGCAAGTGTCAGGTCACTGTGGTATATCCTCATCCTTTCCATTTCTTGGTCTCAGTTGCAAACTTTTACAATAAGTCTCACTGCTGCTGCTAATTGAAAGGAAGAGCTTGGCAAACTGCATGATTAGCAGACTCAAATATGTAGTCATTAActcaactttatttaaaattatttgagacACAGCGTAGAGATTTTTCTTTTAGCAGCAGCAAGTTGACATAGAAGCACTGGTGGTTGGTCCAGAGAATGTAACTCCCTCAGTTCAATAGATATCACTGGTGGACAGGTATGTTACCAGCTTGCAGTTATCTCATGAAGTCTGCGAAGCTATCCAGATTTCTCAGGCTGTTCTATATATCCTAGCTACCTGAGCAAAACACTTTTGGCCCTGATCTTTGTGCCACTGCCTTGTGATTAGCAGATATAATTTAAATCTTTGTACAAAGTATctatatattttctccatttccttgggTGAGTATCGTTGTGGGGGTTTAATTGAAGTGTGTCCTCCACATGAATCTTCATTACATGTGGATGGCTGCTCCATTCAATTCTTTTATGATTCTCCACTATAAGCTATTTTCAATATGTGAAGGGCCAACATATGGATTAGGGTTTAGGTTTATTTAGTATGACCCTAGATAGCAGAAATGGCTTGGGGTAATAGATAggttcatatattttaaaactaatttccTATGTGTAGTAATCTTATTTAGTTTTGCATTCCCAGTGTCTGTACTAGAGTAGGCACTTCTCCATAGCAATATTGGATGAATGGCTAAATTTCTAACAAGAGATATTTAAAACTAACAGTCTGCTCCAAAAGACATGTTCTTTAACACTGGAGCCAAAAGTAGAAAGCCAGATGCAAGCCAACTTACGCATAAGAAAATAACCCAGGTGACTTCTAAAGTCTTTAAATGCTTTAGCTATTTACACTAatatcaaaacattttcatcagactttttttatttttaatttttttatggacAGGTGTGATAGAAGGCCCAGCAGGAAGGGCTTCTATCCCCCAGAGGAGACATATCATGTGCCCTCCTGCCATGCATGTAtggattttttcctttgcttaggAAGCAGATGGGATTAAAAGACCTGATTATGGTCTTTGAGGCTCAAGGTATCTGGactgttttaataaaaatgttgcctatggctaggtgcggtggctcacacctgtaatcccagcactttgggaggctgaggcaggtagatcacctgaagtcaggagttagagaccagcttgaccaattgagaaaccctgtctctactaaaaatacaaaattagccgggtgtggtgacacatgcctataatcccagctacttgggaagctgagaagaattgcttgaacccgggaggtggaggttacggtgagccaagattgcgccattgcactccagcctgggcagcaagagcaaaactgtctcaaaaaagaaagaaagaaagaaaaaaaaaaaaagttgcctatCAGCACTGAGAAAGTAAAAGACAGTTAATGTCCACCGGTTTAGAAATAATTTCCTTACTCCTTTGATAAATACTTCTATAAAGAGAGGATAAATTCAACTTTTTATCCTAATTATGGTGACTGCATTTAACCAGAAGCCAACATAGTGAGTGCAAAGGTAGTAAATTCATTTCCAAACCCAGTGTTTATGCCACACAAAAAGTTAACTTAAGGCTTATTTAGGTACCTGTTATTTTGTGCAACCTggaattacttaaaatatataaacaaataagctCACTTTGAATCTTGACTGAATATCAGACATTTTCTTCTTCAAGTGCGTTTCTTCTCTAGAGACGTCAAGTCATCTCCTGTCAGACATACTATATAGATTCAGGTACTGTGTCTATTAACTCTATTCAGTACTTAGTGAATGTTGAGTATGTCTTAAGCAAAGTAGGATCTATTTCATTTGTTGAGGACAAATGACCATACGCTGTTCAACATGTACAAAGCTATTGGTTTATTCAGCTGCCAAGCTGGGGAAAGGCTTCCTTTCGAAGTGAAGAGCAAAAATGCATTCATGAGCAAGGCACTTTTATACACAcaccaagagagaaaaaagaacatattATGAACACATAAACATCAACATAGGTTAATATTCAGACCTCTTGCCTAccttctcccacctccccttaaacaaacaaacaaaaaaaaaaaaaaaaaaaaggaaagagtttCCTGTAACATTTTAGAAACCAGTTGCACAGAATATCTACATAGGAACAATTTCTGATACATTCAGTTACACTAACAATATGATATGGTTTCAGGTCAATAATTTCCACTAACAAATACTTTTATCTAcaattccctctttttttcctttagacgACTAAGGCTCAGCAGAAATATTCATTAGGTTATAagcattcttctctcttcttaaaattgctatatatttacataatttatgaTTCctaactgccttttttttttttttcttgagacggtgtcttgctgttgcccaggctagagtgcagtggcgcgatctcggctcattgcaacctccacctcccaggttcaagcaattctcctgcctcagcctcccaagtagctgttgattacaggtgcatgccactacgcccggctaatttttgtatttttagtagagatgggttttcaccatgttggccaggctggtcacgaactcctgatctcaagtgatccacctgcctcagcctcccaaagtgttgggattacaggcgtgagccactgtgcctggcctgcttcaATTTTTTGATGCCACCTTGTAAACAGCACTTAATTATGGAGaataggaaaaagcaaaactaaaataagaggatatatatatatatatatatatatgtgtatatatatacacacacacatacacttttcaCAATCTCTTTTCTGATTCCCTTTAGATGCCCAGTCAACCAGGACCACACacagatttcattttatttgtagagTGTATGAAAAGATTTAATAGtctcatgcattttattttacgTATACTGATTTCTATGTTTTgactcatttaaataaaaaaaaaaagcctcatttACAAGGGCATATACTCTTCCTTGTTTGGCGAAAAGAAAATCTATAGCTAAATCTACTTAGAAAAACAATGCTGCTGAAACTCTTAACTTCAGATTGTATTAGGCTGAGATTTTCTAATAAGAAGGTTCTTTAAAATTAGAAGGGTTCCTGACGTTTGCAATGGATGTGGAAAGTACTTGAACTTTTACTCCAGGAAATGCTATACAGACTAAAATTTTAATCCATTAGCAGTTAATACTGAAAGCAGAAATGCTCTCTTAATCATTTTCCATTAATCTTTTGAAAGGTATTTTATTTACTCTTGACAAAAGTCTGAGTACCAAGATTCAGGAAACATATTCTCTACAGAACAGGTGTTTGTTTAATCCCAAGGGATGATCTTATAGGCTGATTTAGCCAGAGACAGCCTGGTGGGAGACTGATATAGAACGTTCATGATGTAATTGTAAGTGCCATAATAAGTTTGGAGTAGTAGAGGCTAAGCTTAAAATTGTACTCCTCCCTGCCGCTCCCACCcccctgccaaaaaaagaaaaaataaaaggaacccTAAAGAGTGTCCTATGTAGGCACATCTATATAAAAGCTGGGAAAGAAATCCCCATCCCTGCCATTTCCCTTTGTGTAGTTACTCAATTTAATTCAACTACCTCCATAGAAATGCATGTTAGAGAAGGGTATGCTCAGAAAGGTATTACTGTGGGTAGCTAACTTCTAGCTTTCAATAATGGCTGTTCTGAAGTCTGGATAATAAAAGGGGTGGTGGTCTACCGTTCTTCATTAATAATCAGATATCTCATTAAAGCCATTCAGAAAGGCAGAATAAATTGGGATGGGTAGGGTGAGAAGTGAGTGTGAAGAATATTCAACTAGGTTTTGTAATATGGTCCCCTTAACTAATTCTCCAttggtattttttgttgttgttgttgttgttttgagactgagtcttgctctgtcacccaggttggagtgcagtggcataatcctgactcaccgcaacctctgcctccctggttcaagtgattctcctgtttcagcctcccgagtagctgggattacaggcatgcactgctgcgcccagctgatttttttttctatttttagtagacgggatttcgctgtgttggcaaggttggtctcaaacttccgacctcaggagatccacccacctcagcctcctaaagtgttgggattacaggcgtgagccaccatgcctggccttgataTTATCATTTTATCCACAGGGTTTGTCAAAGGGTATCCTCTTTGGCTTGCCAGGGCAGAAGATAGTTTGATTGAGAAGACATTAGTGGGCTGTGTAATGACTAACTTTGTACCCCTTCCTCAATTAGCAACATCAGAGATATCACAGCAAATGGTAGATCTTTACAGTGATGCAGTTAGGAGTTTGTTAACTGCCTTTTGGAAGTCAGTGTAAGAATAAGTAGTGTTGATGGGTTCAGTACGAGTTGTTTCCTTAACTGTTTTAGTCAGCCAGCCACAGCAACACCCAGAAACACAAGAATTAGGGATCTGTTTTAGGTATTCAGGTATGGGAGTGGCTCTACTCAATGTTCGGCTTAGCTGTTTGGTGGCAAATTGCAGTGCTCCATttagagtggcatgatctctagAGAGCCGGCTGGGACTTGTAAGAGGCTTTTGAAAAGGTGGGACTCCACAAGAGGCCAGAGGGGGCCATTCAGGAATTGGTTCCAGTTTGGGGACACAGTGGGAACAATGGGAGAGTCTTAGACCTATCTCTCGAAGTATATGGACTGGTGTGCTTGGATCCAAGAGTTTAGCATGATACAACCAGGAATTAGGATTTAAAGGTTTCCAAGTTgtggaatattttaaaaggcacttAACCTGCCAGGCAAGACTCTCAAGAGGCGATAAGTTGGGTACCATGGAGTCCTCTTCTTCAGAGGAATCCCACTCTTCCCCAGAACTCTCATTTAGGTAgctaatgttttcttcttcctcactTTCTGAATCTGACAAGTGGTCAGGAGAGGGATTTCTAGGACCCATCTGAATAAAAGAGTAAGGAACCAGAAAAAGGTAATAATCTAAAGCCAGCAGAACACTTACTAACACTGGCAAATAGAAATAAGAGATGAAAAATCCTTTCGCCAAGATTAATTTGTCTTTCAGTCCATTATGCACATAAAGTATGCTTGCGGCCCACACCACTGTGCTGTTCTTCAAGATTATGTTGTATATTCTTCACTTACAAAGAAGACATCTTAGTTTTCAGGACCAGTTCAGTGTGTAAAAGTATTTAGTCACTTACCAGTGGCACAGGTCAGAGTATCTCCTTCAAATCCTGGCTACCCAAGAATACAAGGGGTCCTCATCTAGGCAAGCTGATTTACTTAGCATAGTCCCAATTGGTAGTGGTACTGTGAAGAGACACTTTTTGTGCTGTTTTGCTGGCAGTGATATTATATCTACTTGACAACGAAAAGAAGCTCAGTAGTTGTCTTGGTTGTCCGCTGGTATAGCAACTTTTGTGCAGTGGGGAATGATGGGATGAGCTGTCAAGAACATCTGGTGTAAGAGGATCCGATGCTTTCCATAGGTGACGTAAATGCCCTTGGAAACTGGTGATTTAGCTGTTGGACTATCTGGAAAGGTAGCCTTAACCTGTGAATGAGAAGACTAGAGACATGATATTAAAGCCTGAAAGCACTGGATAACATTATTGCCTACCTAACCTCAGGATATCTAAAATCAGAACAAATGCTGAGCAAGAAGTCTTACAGACTCTTCCTCTCTATCTCATAGGCTTAGGCCAATTTACCTGTTGGTAATAGCTCTTACAATCACAATATTGGGGAGGAAAGTCTGGGGCCATTTAAATTCTTTGTTGGTACAAAACTGGGCCAGTTTGTATGCAGTTTTAGCCCAGAAAATTACTTTTGCAAAAGCTGATCCCTTATGTCCCAAACTCCAAATAGAGAGCTCtaaaaggtatttatttatttttattttatttttttaccttcaGAGGTGCTTGTTGGAATTAGTTTTAGGGGGCCTGTCCTGGTGGTAGAGCTGCTAGATGTTAGGACTCTTGCTGGGACCTCAGAAGTTGTGATCCTATGACCAATTCTATATAAGCTgttccacaaaaaagaaaaaagcatgaaaaCTGACCAGTTCCTTTTataaagataacaaaaataaattccaaacttAGAGATGAACCAAACAAGAAAAGTATAGGCTCACTTCACTTGCAAAATCCTAAATATCACTTAACAGAATCCAATAgtacattaaaaagaatattatcAAATACAGCCTATCCCAGGAAAGAATAGctcaaattataaaaaatgtacaaattaccagaactaaaggaaaaaaagagatcatTATATTGAATGTGGATAACCTTTGTTAGTTCCTGaccaacatgtatttatttatgctttaaaagacaaaacaaaacatttttactaAACTAGAAGGAGAATGTAACTTTCTTAACTTGGTAAAGGTTATCTACCAAAATCTTTAAGCAAACATTATCCTGAATAAGATGAGATACATTTCCTTTAAAAGTGAAGTcaggggcagggcacagtggctcatgcttgtaatcctagcattttgggaggccaagggtggaggaccacttgaggtcaggagttcaagaccagcctgggcaacatagcaagaccctgtctctacaaaaatatttagccaggtatggtggtgtgtgcctttagttctagctacttgggaggctgaggcaggaggactgcttgagcccaggagttggaggctgcatggtgagctatgatcacactgctgtactccagtctgggtgacagaatgagactcttctcaacaacaacaacaacaaaaaagtgaaattagCTAAAGATGACCGTGTTGACTGAGACTGATACTGTCTGACACAGGACGGAAAGTCCTaatcaatgtttttctttttggaaaaagaTACGTTAAGAATTGGAAGAGATAAAACTATTAGTTTACAGATGATTatcatctaattaaaaaaaaactattagagtTCAACAAGTTTCCTGATCTGAGATTAACCTATGAATATCCATTAATTACTTATATAACACTTATTATTTGCCATGTACTACTCTAGTAACTGCACAaatgttaactattttaaaattcttctaaCAACCGTAAAAGGTGGTACTTTTATTGTCCCCATCTTACCTGTGGATTAAGTTACGTGACCAAAGTCATTCATCTAGTAAGTCACAGGGCCAGTGTTTCAACTCAGGCACTGTTAACTTTTATACTAGCAATACTAACTAGACCATATATAAAGACAtttcacagaaggaaaaacaacaaaaacctaatCCTATAAAGAACCTAGGAACTAATCATTAATATATAAGATCTAATAAATAATatagaagataatttaaaatacagacaTTCCATGCTCTTGGATGGAACAAATATCATAAAGATATCAACTTTCTCCCTATTAATTTatacaattccaatcaaaattttAAGGAACTCTATATAAAGGTtatatagaaagaataaaattccaCATATAGCCAAATGAACTGTTTAAACAGAAGAGTAAGGGAGTTCCTATTCTTCAAGGTATGTACTATGACTAACgtcacagaaattaaaataggGTAGCATTAGTGTAAGAACAGACAATAGTCCAAAAGAGCAGAAAAGAGCTTAGAAACAGAGCTATATATAATTTGggaatgtaatataaaataaggTTGGTACATAAACTAAGGGTGAATGGATATGTTTAGTACATAATATTGGTACAACTGGctcactatattaaaaaaaagtaaaactattggAACAagaattaacaaaaaattaagaacaaggttaagaaaaaaaaagaaaagcaaaaccatGTAATACCTATACATATAATGACATGTATAAGGGGGGATTCATGAcggattaaagatctaaatggGGATGGTAAAACCATACAGTTAGTTAAATATAATACAGAATATCTTTGTGAAATGAGGCCAGGGAAAGACTTCTTAAACAAAAAAGCATAAAGCACCAGACCAAAAAATGAATTTAATCACATCACAATTAATCATTTCTGGACTGAACTAAAGATACCAAGGACAAAgttaaatcaatttttaagaaagataGCAACTTCAATaaagaaatgagcaaaggacaAAGACATCCAAATTATAGAAGAGAAAAT includes the following:
- the DCAF16 gene encoding DDB1- and CUL4-associated factor 16: MGPRNPSPDHLSDSESEEEENISYLNESSGEEWDSSEEEDSMVPNLSPLESLAWQVKCLLKYSTTWKPLNPNSWLYHAKLLDPSTPVHILREIGLRLSHCSHCVPKLEPIPEWPPLASCGVPPFQKPLTSPSRLSRDHATLNGALQFATKQLSRTLSRATPIPEYLKQIPNSCVSGCCCGWLTKTVKETTRTEPINTTYSYTDFQKAVNKLLTASL